One stretch of Rhipicephalus microplus isolate Deutch F79 unplaced genomic scaffold, USDA_Rmic scaffold_377, whole genome shotgun sequence DNA includes these proteins:
- the LOC142794135 gene encoding uncharacterized protein LOC142794135 yields the protein MEFMNERITDHLVPCTASENETCQIVTKLVTWKKLLLGSTFEIEEEADMSNQHSLTNFISEPQPAHSNDPQQLQQYSELLEWLLTTHRCIGSVSIKLSIDHNTSLSLLRSVCKNRGVRTLKIGDINASAMNSLASILPSLTNIEHLHLMTWWLDPDAYLPPLCALLRTSSSLRGLHLRGKITNEQTVGMLLSTFQIKPALEELSFENLTLDWDPYRQALKEYLGSTTGLKVLAMSMSNLSLQMAVLEGVLENWSIEKLSLRMFKATAGSTALVSRIIKEKRAMRSLSILTSHDQPLELPSVYDCWVTPLIDNDVLEEVTLPSSVLSTTRWSDFFWALPTKRNLQMVHVFSRSSYSHIQWLCAELKDSGAEEKVYLRYDSEFRENTELLHCKAIWEANLWSVTSSDRLLGALHQLLNCQHLKTLGIRIQSDHMRLSSALAEFLRSAKALHTLDLHIRGGGPQQAQGQNQWWHIILESICQGKSVKNLFVKMSSMTIQDSEDLADSIKHNTRMREVSFDSTPRVNNTAFFRRLSERIEENYTLASVAFSRGLDTDGISHWLAVKETTWRNSGLVPRAARIKRASQSDRYVTSSVDRVARYPALLDEVARRAKLDQAELEVLVRDRLAGIQSLDGFMRFVGVVKERVVCHPSDDGCMQLNELSEDCWRHVRRYLVTDDIKIDAVQVDRV from the exons ATGGAATTTATGAACGAAAGGATCACAGATCACCTTGTTCCCTGTACGGCGTCAGAGAACGAAACGTGTCAGATTGTTACAAAGCTTGTGACGTGGAAAAAACTGCTACTTGGGTCCACATTTGAAATTGAAGAGGAAGCCGATATGTCTAACCAACACTCCCTAACAAATTTCATCTCCGAACCACAACCCGCGCATAGCAACGATCCGCAGCAACTTCAACAATACTCGGAACTCCTTGAATGGTTGCTGACGACACATCGGTGCATCGGTAGCGTCAGCATCAAGCTTTCCATCGATCACAATACAAGCTTGAGTCTCCTGCGCTCAGTGTGTAAAAACAGAGGCGTCAGAACTTTGAAGATAGGGGACATCAACGCGTCTGCAATGAACTCTCTCGCTTCTATTCTGCCTTCCTTGACAAACATAGAACACCTACATCTAATGACCTGGTGGCTCGACCCGGACGCCTATTTACCACCTCTGTGCGCACTTCTGCGGACGTCGTCGTCTCTGAGAGGCCTGCACCTGCGGGGCAAAATCACCAACGAGCAGACGGTCGGCATGCTCCTAAGCACGTTCCAAATAAAGCCCGCTCTTGAAGAACTGAGTTTCGAAAACTTAACGCTAGATTGGGACCCGTATCGTCAAGCTCTAAAGGAGTATCTCGGCTCGACCACTGGGCTGAAGGTCCTCGCTATGTCCATGAGCAACTTGTCACTGCAGATGGCCGTGCTCGAAGGCGTTTTAGAGAACTGGAGCATCGAGAAGCTCTCACTGCGCATGTTCAAAGCAACAGCAGGCAGCACGGCCCTCGTATCACGAATAATAAAGGAGAAGCGTGCAATGCGCTCACTCTCAATTTTGACGTCACACGACCAGCCTCTTGAACTGCCCTCGGTCTACGACTGCTGGGTCACTCCCCTTATCGATAACGACGTATTGGAAGAAGTGACGCTTCCTTCGTCTGTGCTCAGTACGACGAGGTGGTCAGATTTCTTCTGGGCCCTGCCAACGAAACGAAATCTGCAGATGGTGCACGTTTTTTCAAGATCGAGCTATTCTCACATCCAGTGGCTCTGCGCCGAGCTCAAAGATAGTGGCGCGGAAGAAAAAGTTTACCTAAGATACGATTCCGAGTTCAGAGAAAACACCGAACTGCTGCACTGCAAGGCTATTTGGGAAGCAAACTTGTGGTCAGTAACCTCCAGCGATCGATTGTTAGGTGCTCTACACCAACTATTAAACTGCCAGCACCTGAAAACCTTGGGCATCCGCATCCAGAGTGACCACATGAGGCTATCATCAGCACTGGCCGAATTTCTGAGGTCGGCTAAGGCGTTACATACACTAGATCTTCACATCAGAGGCGGTGGTCCCCAACAGGCACAAGGTCAAAATCAATGGTGGCATATCATCCTTGAGTCTATATGTCAAGGAAAGAGCGTGAAGAATCTGTTTGTCAAAATGTCTAGCATGACCATCCAGGACAGCGAGGACTTGGCCGACTCAATCAAGCACAACACGCGTATGCGTGAGGTGTCCTTTGACAGCACACCCAGGGTCAACAACACCGCTTTCTTTCGCCGCCTTTCGGAGCGCATTGAAGAGAACTACACATTAGCGTCGGTGGCATTCTCGCGTGGCCTAGACACGGATGGCATCAGTCACTGGCTCGCCGTGAAGGAGACAACATGGAGGAACTCGGGTCTCGTTCCACGGGCGGCGCGGATAAAACGAGCTTCGCAATCAGACAG GTACGTCACCAGTTCCGTGGACCGCGTCGCACGATACCCTGCCCTCTTGGACGAAGTTGCTAGACGCGCTAAACTCGACCAGGCAGAGTTGGAGGTTTTGGTACGAGACCGCCTGGCGGGAATACAATCCTtggacggtttcatgcgtttcgtCGGTGTCGTGAAGGAGCGAGTGGTCTGCCATCCTTCCGATGATGGCTGCATGCAACTGAACGAACTTAGCGAGGACTGCTGGAGACACGTCCGACGGTATCTCGTGACCGATGACATCAAGATCGATGCAGTACAAGTTGACCGCGTGTGA